Proteins from one Ricinus communis isolate WT05 ecotype wild-type chromosome 9, ASM1957865v1, whole genome shotgun sequence genomic window:
- the LOC8286217 gene encoding gibberellin 2-beta-dioxygenase 1 — translation MVVLSKPAIEQLSCIRNSKPTALFSGIPTIDLAKPDSKHLLVKACEEFGFFKVVNHGVPMEFISKLESKAVKFFSLPLSEKEKAGPPDPFGYGNKRIGKNGDVGWVEYLLFTINQESISKKFFSVLGCNPDEFRCILNDYILAVKRMACEILEMMADGLRIQPRNVFSKLLMNEQSDSVFRLNHYPPCQDKEIQELNANNVIGFGEHTDPQIISVLRSNNTSGLQISLGDGNWISVPPDQNSFFINVGDSLQVLTNGRFRSVRHRVLANSMRSRVSMIYFGGPPLSEKIAPLSSIMKGEESLYKEFTWFEYKRSAYNLRLADNRLGYFERIAAS, via the exons ATGGTGGTCTTGTCCAAACCAGCAATTGAACAGTTGTCCTGTATAAGAAACTCCAAACCCACCGCATTATTCTCTGGAATCCCAACGATAGACCTAGCAAAACCAGACTCTAAACACCTCCTTGTTAAGGCCTGTGAGGAATTTGGATTCTTTAAGGTTGTCAACCATGGAGTCCCCATGGAGTTCATTTCCAAGCTTGAATCTAAAGCAGTCAAGTTCTTTTCACTGCCACTTTCTGAGAAGGAAAAAGCAGGGCCTCCCGATCCCTTTGGTTACGGCAACAAAAGGATTGGAAAAAATGGTGATGTGGGTTGGGTTGAGTACTTGCTGTTTACTATCAATCAAGAATCCATTTCCAAGAAGTTCTTTTCAGTTTTGGGCTGCAACCCAGATGAGTTTAG GTGTATTTTGAATGATTATATATTAGCTGTCAAAAGGATGGCCTGTGAGATTCTTGAAATGATGGCTGATGGTCTAAGAATACAACCGAGAAATGTGTTCAGTAAACTTTTGATGAATGAACAGAGTGACTCTGTTTTTAGGCTAAATCACTACCCTCCATGCCAAGATAAAGAGATTCAAGAGCTGAATGCTAACAATGTGATTGGGTTTGGAGAGCACACAGACCCACAAATCATTTCTGTGTTGAGATCCAATAACACTTCTGGCCTGCAAATCTCTCTTGGAGATGGCAATTGGATTTCAGTCCCACCTGACCAGAACTCCTTTTTCATCAATGTTGGGGACTCATTGCAG GTGCTGACCAATGGAAGGTTTAGGAGTGTGAGGCATAGGGTTTTAGCCAACAGCATGAGATCCAGAGTTTCCATGATATATTTTGGAGGACCACCTTTGAGTGAGAAAATAGCTCCATTGTCCTCAATTATGAAGGGAGAGGAAAGCTTGTACAAAGAATTTACATGGTTTGAGTACAAAAGATCTGCATATAATTTAAGGTTGGCTGATAATAGGCTTGGCTACTTTGAGAGAATAGCAGCTTCATGA